The Myxococcus stipitatus genome has a segment encoding these proteins:
- a CDS encoding transglutaminase-like domain-containing protein — protein MTRTLRPTSLALVSLCALLVGASTALAAAPAATAELSDVVKAPRPKGGEYFGLYLMDKKVGWLFTDLELLPGEPAKVKVTNQLTFKALVGTRLSERTHREERVYEAKPRGRLLSFTVVQRGDGGDQELNGAATPDGVSVVRKRVGYKDETLPLQPPAKEHVEDADQARVALLRKAKVEGFTLDGMDLETYGMVTTVEPVEQRTLNGVKVKLGKASTLSQKEKVPVVSYVTQRGEMVLVEFGQTMQARKETEAVAKRMDLVEVFGLTRVVLPRPLPESAREVPGSVKLVVQGLPEKFRVESYRQKFKAQPDGSVEVTLLANAPSATNRKPRPLADPEGGENLKSTLTVESDNAAIRDQARKIIGDEKDAYRAAQKVNTWVATHLEKDYGASADRATDVLRQKRGDCTEHSLLSVALLRAAGIPARRVDGVIYMVNQDGVPALYWHEWVEAYVGEWTQLDPTFNQPVADATHFSFGREGNAEITPLIGTLKVTEVR, from the coding sequence ATGACCCGCACGCTCCGACCGACGTCCCTGGCCCTCGTGTCCTTGTGCGCCCTGCTGGTGGGCGCCTCGACCGCCCTGGCCGCCGCGCCCGCGGCCACCGCCGAGCTGTCCGACGTGGTGAAGGCCCCCCGCCCCAAGGGCGGCGAGTACTTCGGCCTCTACCTCATGGACAAGAAGGTCGGCTGGCTCTTCACCGACCTGGAGCTGCTGCCGGGCGAGCCCGCGAAGGTGAAGGTCACCAACCAGCTCACGTTCAAGGCGCTCGTCGGCACGCGGCTGTCGGAGCGCACGCACCGCGAGGAGCGCGTCTACGAGGCGAAGCCGCGTGGGCGGCTGTTGTCCTTCACCGTCGTGCAGCGGGGTGACGGCGGCGACCAGGAGCTGAACGGCGCGGCCACGCCGGACGGGGTGAGCGTGGTGCGCAAGCGCGTGGGCTACAAGGACGAGACGCTGCCGTTGCAGCCGCCCGCGAAGGAGCACGTGGAGGACGCGGACCAGGCCCGCGTGGCGCTCCTGCGCAAGGCGAAGGTGGAGGGCTTCACGCTGGACGGGATGGACCTGGAGACGTACGGCATGGTCACCACGGTGGAGCCCGTCGAGCAGCGCACGCTCAACGGCGTGAAGGTGAAGCTGGGCAAGGCGAGCACCCTTTCGCAGAAGGAGAAGGTGCCCGTGGTGTCCTACGTCACGCAGCGCGGGGAGATGGTGCTGGTGGAGTTCGGCCAGACGATGCAGGCGCGCAAGGAGACGGAGGCGGTCGCCAAGCGGATGGACCTGGTGGAGGTGTTCGGGTTGACGCGCGTGGTGCTGCCCAGGCCGCTGCCGGAGTCCGCGCGGGAGGTGCCGGGGTCGGTGAAGCTGGTGGTGCAGGGGCTGCCGGAGAAGTTCCGCGTGGAATCGTACCGGCAGAAGTTCAAGGCCCAGCCGGATGGGAGCGTGGAGGTGACGCTGCTGGCCAACGCGCCGTCGGCCACGAACCGCAAGCCCCGCCCGCTCGCGGACCCGGAGGGCGGAGAGAACCTCAAGTCGACGCTCACGGTGGAGAGCGACAACGCGGCCATCCGCGACCAGGCGAGGAAGATCATCGGCGACGAGAAGGACGCGTACCGCGCCGCGCAGAAGGTGAACACGTGGGTGGCCACGCACCTGGAGAAGGACTACGGCGCGAGCGCCGACCGGGCGACGGACGTACTGCGCCAGAAGCGCGGTGACTGCACGGAGCACTCGCTCCTGTCGGTGGCGCTGCTGCGCGCGGCGGGCATCCCCGCGCGGCGCGTGGACGGCGTCATCTACATGGTGAACCAGGACGGCGTGCCCGCGCTGTACTGGCACGAGTGGGTGGAGGCGTACGTGGGCGAGTGGACGCAGCTCGACCCGACGTTCAACCAGCCCGTCGCGGACGCCACGCACTTCTCCTTCGGCCGCGAGGGGAACGCCGAAATCACGCCCCTCATCGGCACGTTGAAGGTGACCGAGGTCCGGTAG
- a CDS encoding GNAT family N-acetyltransferase, translating to MDIRPIEGKDREPLAALIRKIETFSPQEVEVAIELVGIALTPGNTDYSILVADRGGELVGYVCYGATPMTEDTYDLYWIASSPEVRGQGVGAALVSAMEGDIRRHDGRLIRVETSATEAYGPTRGFYASMKYGEEARIRDFYKVGDDLIILTKRL from the coding sequence ATGGACATCCGTCCCATCGAAGGAAAGGACCGGGAGCCCCTCGCCGCGCTGATTCGAAAGATCGAAACCTTCTCGCCGCAGGAGGTTGAGGTCGCCATCGAGCTGGTCGGCATCGCGCTCACGCCGGGCAACACGGACTACAGCATCCTCGTCGCGGACCGCGGCGGGGAGCTGGTCGGCTACGTCTGTTACGGCGCCACGCCGATGACGGAGGACACCTACGACCTGTACTGGATCGCCTCCTCGCCGGAGGTGCGCGGGCAGGGCGTGGGCGCCGCGCTGGTGTCCGCCATGGAGGGCGACATCCGCCGCCACGACGGCCGGCTCATCCGCGTGGAGACGAGCGCGACGGAGGCCTACGGCCCCACGCGTGGCTTCTACGCCTCCATGAAGTACGGCGAGGAAGCGCGCATCCGCGACTTCTACAAGGTCGGCGACGACCTCATCATCCTCACCAAGCGCCTGTAG
- a CDS encoding D-alanine--D-alanine ligase family protein, whose protein sequence is MHIILLHNRDHDLLQDDPGREAREDVVRVATSLAEALTRGDTLAEPLAIEGERLDFVDTLRRRQPDLVVNLCESLAADSRGEMAVPCLLDALGLAYTGSSALSLGLALHKPKAKEVLTARGVPTPGFRVVERLEDALAVDLPWPLIVKPAREDASVGVTADSVVHDRSALVRACETVLRAFHQPALVEQFIPGREIYVPLLGNQPRRALPLTEIHFGRTFEDRPNIVSYSAKWEVGSPEYRDTPTGPCQVDAALEARCVQVALEAFAALDCQDYGRVDLRVSPEGVPYVIDINPNCDLHPGAGFARAAAAAGMDYPTLAARLVEVATERAHGHPSHRRKGPGAPRRADSKDRNLLAAGG, encoded by the coding sequence ATGCACATCATCCTGCTGCACAACCGCGACCACGACCTCCTCCAGGACGACCCGGGGCGGGAGGCGCGTGAGGACGTGGTGCGCGTCGCCACCTCGCTCGCGGAGGCCCTCACCCGGGGGGACACCCTGGCGGAGCCGCTGGCCATCGAGGGAGAGCGGCTGGACTTCGTGGACACCCTGCGCCGGCGCCAGCCGGACCTGGTGGTCAACCTCTGCGAGTCGCTGGCGGCCGACAGCCGCGGGGAGATGGCGGTGCCCTGCCTCCTGGACGCGCTCGGGCTGGCCTACACCGGCTCGTCCGCCCTGTCGCTGGGGCTGGCGCTGCACAAGCCCAAGGCGAAGGAGGTGCTCACCGCGCGGGGCGTGCCCACGCCCGGCTTCCGCGTGGTGGAGCGGCTGGAGGACGCGCTGGCGGTGGACCTGCCCTGGCCCCTCATCGTCAAGCCGGCGCGCGAGGACGCCAGCGTGGGCGTGACGGCGGACTCGGTGGTGCACGACCGCTCCGCCCTGGTGCGCGCCTGCGAGACGGTGCTGCGCGCCTTCCATCAGCCGGCGCTGGTGGAGCAGTTCATTCCCGGCCGCGAGATCTACGTGCCGCTGCTGGGCAACCAGCCGCGCCGCGCGCTGCCGCTGACGGAGATCCACTTCGGCCGTACCTTCGAGGACCGGCCCAACATCGTGTCGTACAGCGCCAAGTGGGAGGTGGGCTCGCCCGAGTACCGGGACACGCCCACCGGGCCGTGCCAGGTGGACGCGGCGCTGGAAGCTCGTTGTGTGCAGGTGGCGCTGGAGGCGTTCGCAGCGCTCGACTGTCAGGACTATGGCCGGGTCGACCTCCGGGTGTCTCCGGAGGGCGTGCCCTACGTCATCGACATCAACCCCAACTGCGACCTCCACCCGGGCGCAGGGTTCGCCAGGGCCGCCGCCGCCGCGGGCATGGACTACCCGACACTGGCCGCCCGCCTGGTGGAAGTCGCGACCGAAAGAGCCCATGGACATCCGTCCCATCGAAGGAAAGGACCGGGAGCCCCTCGCCGCGCTGATTCGAAAGATCGAAACCTTCTCGCCGCAGGAGGTTGA
- a CDS encoding HD domain-containing protein, with protein MRIRDPIHGTIPVSDSEKAVIDSRHYQRLRYVRQLGFGDLAFPGATHTRHIHSLGAMHVASRVFQAVAARSSLPEDVRERFCAAVRLAVLCHDLGHMPLSHASERIAPRRSLLRLPGWLDAVAEGEQATHEDFTAKILLDSSLTPIIEREFGGRGITPMAAVALITGARPPRDPGFTWQGVDWTPLLRAIVSGELDADRMDYLLRDSFYTGVNYGRYDMDWIINNLNPAVKDGRAYLALSRAAAFAFEDFLLSRYHMFVSVYLHHTSVSFDYMLRRYYEESPGEFEIPSDPEAFLLCDDAALWYTLRRSRNKWAERISTRTGFKLLAQFTERDAGYDLDVLRSALVTSGYEHYVVESVNALSKYTSGPKGSGPSLYIIDASTGRLTEVARYTALYQRYSGAVRLSRLYVRPDQADAAHELMGRLLGQTVQP; from the coding sequence ATGCGCATCCGAGACCCCATTCACGGCACCATCCCGGTGAGTGATTCGGAGAAGGCCGTCATCGACAGCCGGCACTACCAACGGCTGCGGTACGTGCGGCAGCTCGGGTTCGGAGACCTGGCCTTCCCCGGCGCCACCCACACCCGCCATATCCATTCCCTGGGCGCCATGCACGTCGCGTCCCGGGTGTTCCAGGCGGTGGCCGCCCGCTCGTCGCTCCCGGAGGACGTACGGGAGCGCTTCTGCGCCGCGGTGCGGCTGGCGGTGCTCTGCCACGACCTGGGGCACATGCCGCTGTCTCATGCCTCCGAACGCATCGCCCCCCGGCGCTCCCTGCTGCGCCTGCCCGGCTGGCTGGACGCGGTGGCGGAAGGGGAGCAGGCCACCCACGAGGACTTCACCGCCAAGATTCTGTTGGACAGCTCGCTGACGCCCATCATCGAACGCGAGTTCGGCGGCCGGGGCATCACCCCCATGGCCGCGGTGGCGCTCATCACCGGCGCCCGCCCGCCCAGGGACCCGGGCTTCACGTGGCAGGGCGTGGACTGGACGCCGCTTCTGCGCGCCATCGTCTCCGGTGAGCTGGACGCCGACCGCATGGACTACCTGCTGCGCGACTCCTTCTACACGGGGGTCAACTACGGCCGGTACGACATGGATTGGATCATCAACAACCTCAACCCGGCGGTGAAGGACGGGCGCGCGTACCTGGCGCTGAGCCGGGCGGCGGCGTTCGCCTTCGAGGACTTCCTGCTCAGCCGGTACCACATGTTCGTGTCGGTGTACCTGCACCACACGTCGGTCAGCTTCGACTACATGCTGCGGCGCTACTACGAGGAGTCGCCGGGCGAGTTCGAGATTCCGTCGGACCCGGAGGCGTTCCTGCTCTGTGACGACGCGGCGCTCTGGTACACGCTGCGCCGCTCGCGCAACAAGTGGGCCGAGCGCATCAGCACCCGCACGGGCTTCAAGCTGCTGGCGCAGTTCACGGAGCGCGACGCCGGGTATGACCTGGACGTGCTGCGCAGCGCACTCGTCACGTCGGGCTACGAGCACTACGTGGTCGAGTCGGTGAACGCGCTGAGCAAGTACACCTCGGGGCCCAAGGGGTCGGGGCCGAGCCTCTACATCATCGACGCGTCCACGGGCCGGTTGACGGAAGTGGCGCGCTACACGGCCCTGTATCAGCGATACAGTGGAGCCGTCCGTCTCAGCCGGCTGTACGTCCGGCCGGACCAGGCGGACGCGGCGCACGAGCTGATGGGCCGGCTCCTCGGCCAGACGGTGCAACCATGA
- a CDS encoding MBL fold metallo-hydrolase: MSERLPGLGLGLDLTHVPAEPRGSAVALLYRRVGAGVELFWVKRGKALSFAGGFYAFPGGKLDAADAEVPVRGASGEEAALRSAAARELFEEAGVLVAEGAEGLSQQKVDALRRALLAGERGWGAMLREEGLSLRAEDFRPAGRWITPPSVPVRFDTHFYLVELPAHARADLWPGELSEGAWISPAAALARWGQGTALLHPPALHAFQVLGAFTDEADARARLATPPYCPGYVSQRIEFQQGIRVVALETPTLPPATHTNAYVLGNGELLLVDPGSGDVKQYAKLLSLVAGLKSEGLRPVAVVLTHHHGDHVGGARAVKERLGIPLWCHEQTARWLDFPVERHLEDGEVLELAGDVPQRWRVLHTPGHARGHLCLVDERSRAAVVGDMVAGVGSIVIDPPEGNMRDYLAQLTRLRDWPVGTLYPAHGQPLLDGPGKLQEYLDHRAQREALILQAVPPEGASLARVVEVAYADTPPLMHPVAERSALATLEKLVAEGRVREESLQYFRVAG; this comes from the coding sequence ATGAGCGAGCGACTTCCGGGGCTGGGCCTCGGCCTGGACCTGACCCATGTCCCCGCGGAGCCACGCGGCTCCGCCGTGGCGCTGCTGTACCGGCGCGTCGGCGCGGGCGTGGAGCTGTTCTGGGTGAAGCGGGGCAAGGCGCTGTCCTTCGCGGGCGGCTTCTACGCGTTCCCCGGCGGCAAGCTGGACGCGGCCGACGCGGAGGTGCCCGTGCGGGGCGCCAGCGGCGAGGAGGCCGCGCTGCGCTCGGCGGCGGCGCGCGAGCTGTTCGAGGAGGCGGGCGTCCTCGTCGCGGAGGGCGCGGAGGGACTGTCCCAGCAGAAGGTGGACGCGCTGCGCCGCGCGCTCCTGGCCGGCGAGCGCGGCTGGGGCGCGATGCTGCGGGAGGAGGGGCTTTCGCTGCGGGCCGAGGACTTCCGTCCGGCGGGCCGCTGGATAACGCCGCCGTCGGTGCCGGTGCGCTTCGACACGCACTTCTACCTGGTGGAGCTGCCCGCGCACGCCCGCGCCGACCTGTGGCCCGGGGAGCTGTCGGAGGGCGCGTGGATTTCGCCCGCGGCGGCCCTGGCGCGCTGGGGGCAGGGCACGGCGCTGCTGCACCCGCCCGCGCTGCACGCGTTCCAGGTGCTCGGCGCCTTCACGGACGAGGCGGACGCGCGCGCGCGGCTGGCGACGCCGCCCTACTGCCCCGGCTACGTCTCCCAGCGCATCGAGTTCCAGCAGGGCATCCGCGTGGTGGCGCTGGAGACGCCCACCCTGCCGCCGGCCACGCACACCAACGCGTACGTGCTGGGCAACGGCGAGCTCCTGCTGGTGGACCCGGGCTCCGGCGACGTGAAGCAGTACGCGAAGCTGCTGTCGCTGGTGGCGGGGCTCAAGTCGGAGGGGTTGCGGCCGGTGGCGGTGGTGTTGACGCACCACCATGGCGACCACGTCGGCGGGGCGCGCGCGGTGAAGGAGCGGCTGGGCATCCCGTTGTGGTGCCACGAGCAGACGGCCCGGTGGCTGGACTTCCCCGTGGAGCGGCACCTGGAAGACGGCGAGGTGCTGGAGCTGGCGGGCGACGTGCCGCAGCGCTGGCGGGTGCTGCACACGCCCGGGCACGCGCGCGGACACCTCTGCCTGGTGGACGAGCGCAGCCGCGCGGCGGTGGTGGGCGACATGGTGGCGGGCGTGGGCTCCATCGTCATCGACCCGCCCGAGGGGAACATGCGCGACTACCTGGCGCAGCTGACGCGGCTGCGCGACTGGCCCGTGGGCACGCTCTACCCCGCGCACGGCCAGCCGCTGCTCGACGGCCCCGGCAAGCTCCAGGAGTACCTGGACCACCGCGCCCAGCGCGAGGCCCTCATCCTCCAGGCGGTGCCTCCGGAGGGCGCCTCGCTGGCGCGTGTGGTGGAGGTGGCGTACGCGGACACGCCGCCGCTGATGCACCCGGTGGCCGAGCGCAGCGCCCTGGCCACGCTGGAGAAGCTGGTGGCGGAGGGACGCGTGCGCGAGGAGTCGCTCCAGTACTTCCGCGTCGCGGGTTGA
- a CDS encoding GlsB/YeaQ/YmgE family stress response membrane protein has protein sequence MRYLGGVKFARVCPQVLLLLLLSGTRVAWGQDTHEPAQVPAPELTPPPLIPIFPSEPEPPARTGDDDASPPPRPPVAEQARPRKELARPAEDPVPRIAVEAVAGTAGGVVGGTLGLAAGYLLGAPTVGCDECNVVSLVGGLTGALVGIPAGTWVGGRLMGGKGTFLGTTAGSLVGWGGALLGSAVLGLGDDDKTLAAFLLLLPLAGATAGYELSQQGALEATPPPAAPARDTKVRVMPLAGMTEHGPRLGLMGRF, from the coding sequence TTGCGGTACCTTGGCGGCGTGAAGTTCGCGCGCGTGTGTCCCCAGGTCCTCCTCCTCCTGCTCCTATCGGGAACGCGGGTGGCCTGGGGTCAGGACACCCACGAGCCCGCCCAGGTCCCCGCGCCCGAGCTCACGCCGCCCCCGCTCATCCCCATCTTCCCCAGTGAGCCCGAGCCCCCCGCCAGGACGGGGGACGACGACGCCTCGCCGCCGCCCCGGCCCCCCGTCGCGGAGCAGGCCCGACCTCGCAAGGAGCTGGCCAGGCCCGCGGAGGACCCCGTCCCGCGCATCGCCGTGGAGGCGGTGGCCGGTACCGCCGGAGGTGTCGTGGGCGGCACCCTGGGCCTGGCGGCGGGCTACCTGCTGGGCGCGCCCACCGTGGGCTGCGACGAGTGCAACGTGGTGTCGCTGGTGGGCGGACTCACCGGCGCGCTCGTGGGCATCCCCGCGGGCACGTGGGTGGGTGGGCGCCTCATGGGCGGCAAGGGGACGTTCCTCGGCACCACCGCCGGCAGCCTCGTGGGCTGGGGCGGCGCGCTGCTCGGCTCCGCGGTGCTGGGCCTGGGCGACGACGACAAGACGCTCGCGGCGTTCCTGCTCTTGCTCCCGCTGGCGGGCGCCACCGCCGGCTACGAGCTGTCCCAGCAGGGCGCCCTCGAGGCGACGCCGCCGCCCGCCGCGCCCGCGCGCGACACGAAGGTGCGCGTCATGCCGCTGGCGGGGATGACGGAGCACGGCCCCCGCCTGGGGTTGATGGGCCGCTTCTGA